The Amphiura filiformis chromosome 8, Afil_fr2py, whole genome shotgun sequence genomic sequence ATTCTATGATATGATTTTCTTGTGCTATGTGGTCTGTAATGGCTGATTTGTGCTGTTCTGTGGTGGATTCTTTTCTGTTTGCTCTCGTGAACTTTCTTTCTGCAATAGTTTCAGAGTCCTTTTTATGTTCTTTTAACCTTGTACCAAATTGTCGCCCAGTCTCCCCTACATAAGACTTGTCTCACCCTTTGCACGGAATGTTGTATACCACATCACTAGTCTGctcaatgtcctttttgtcctttgggtggaccaGCAGACTTTTCAGAGTGTTGGTGGGTCTCATGGCTGTGGAAATATTATGTTTCCTGAAGATTCTTTCTCCTCCTCTTTCTTATCTTCTTCCTCTGAAACTATGTTCTCCATTCTATCCATCAATGTTCGGATGACCCCAAGTTTTTGATGCAAGGGGTGCTGTGACTGAAAATTCAAATACTGGTCCGTGTGTGTGTTTTTTGCGGTATACCAGCAGTTTTACGGAGCCATCTTCTTTGCGCACGATTAGCGTGTCCAGGAACGGGATCTTGCCCTGATCTTCTTCCTCAAAGGTAAATTTGATGTTTCCAGTCGTGTCAACTGAATTCAAGTGGTCTGTGAGTTTTTGAGTGCTGTCTCTCTGTATTATCTCTAGAACATCATCGACGTATCTTCTCCACATCTTCGGTTTGCAATCAAGGGGTGCTGTAGCTACCGCTTCCTTCTCTAACCCCTCCATAAATAAATTAGCGACGATCGCACTGACTGGGCTGCCCATTGCATCCCCAAAAATCTGCCTGTAGATCTGTCCCCTAAAACTGAAGTATGTCGTGGTGAGGACAAACCGAAGAAGCTGGATGATGTCGTCAGCGCCCTATATATATTATCATCTTTGATGAAAGTTCATGGAACCACCTCATATCATGATTTTGATAATATCATGATTACATGAgcagcagtattcaaatattgcgTGAGCATGAGCCGCGATATTTTACAGTTATCGCTGCCTATATAtcagccatactgcagttactgtccgttttcttatatacacaatacacagtgctcttaccattgacgcgtgacctctacaaatagcgtacgttagaagtatggagatttgcctagttaatgtcgctgtgtgaaaaataaccggccaatattaaaagtactcttctaaagttctagaaaatatagttttgtaacatgtcctaaatttttagctaatttagatgtttggaaatattcgtactttggtgttttagtgtatgttataggtaatagtacattgcctagttaacgtcgctgtgtgaaaaataaccggccaatattaaaagtactcttgacttctaaaattctagaaaatatagttttgtaacatgtcctaaatttttagctaatttagatgtttggaaatatgcgtactttggtgatctaggaaggatatgtaaacgacagataacaccaaaaactatgaagaaattatttccaaaccgtgttaagtctgcaaaccaccatgcttctcattttcaagaacgctggttaacaataagcacgtattgtctcatatcgtaaacaaaagcccacacagaattgttctctagcgctcgctttataatcgttcacccaactgaaactataatcccagctcattgctccattgtacgtgtaaagcagaaacatatgttgtgttatttaaccagagaagatatgatttaatcagttgagctgttttcaatgagtgttatcttggtttaatagcttttaatacctttgcaggacttaaaagtcctgcaaaggtcgtggtgaattctactgtagacatgactgcatcatgcatcatGCACCTCTCcgcccatactgcagttactgtccgttttcctatacacaatacacagtgctctcaccattgacgcgcgacctttacaaatagtgtatgttagaagtatattgcatttgcctagttaacatcactgtgtgaaaaataaccggccaatatttaaagtattctccaaacttctagcaaatatatttctctaacatgacctaaaattacagctaggttagatgttcagaaatagtagaatatgagtgagggcaaggcatagctagctcatagctagccaactccccgtgttaattgaatggagatttgaccgaaaatattgagctatattggtaacggtccgatccgttctgaaggatgccacaaaaaagcggtacaagctacatttaaagtattctatgaaattctagaaaatatagttttgtaacatgtcctaaatttttatctAATAAattatttaggtgtttggaaatagtcgcacttttgtgttttaggaaggatatgtaaacgacagataacaccaaaaatatgaagaaattatttccaaaccgtgttaagtcaacaatcattatgttgctcattttcaagaatgctggttaacaaaaagcaggccattgtctcatttcgtgaacaaaggtccacataccattgtttccttgcgtttcctttataatcggttacccaactgaagctgtattatagcagcttattgcgataccgcacatataaaacagacacatgtgcacagccagagaagatccgatttaatcacttgagctgtttcaatgagtgttatcttggtttaataggttttaatggggtttaagtcctgcaaaggtcgaggtgaattctactgtagacatgactgcatcatgccaaaCAAAGTCCATTAAAATTTGCATCATTATTACATGAGCAGCCTGGGATTTTACGCTGATCTCTCACCAGTCTATAATCACATCGTCCATCTAGCGTGTCATGTAATAATTATTGGCGGCTATAAACGGTAATGTTTGGCAAGTCATTTATGATTTTAGCAGAACTGATTCCACGAAATAACGTAAGTATCGTTATCAAATATTTTTAACTATATTCTAGACCTACCAGTTCAAAATAGATCGAAAAAGCATATTTTAAACGTTATTCGTCATAATTTTCTAAAATGGCATGACTACCATTTACCTATCAACTTACCAGACCATCAACTTGAAAAGCCCGTGCTGGTGATATTCAAGTGACTGATCAAAAAACCTCAAATCGAAATTCAATTGGTAAAAATAGGCTGTTGATTTTACATTTATCACACATGCCATGACTACTGAAGTAGGGCCCCTAAGAAACAAAAACCCACGCGGTTCATATCAAGGATTGAGTGGGGCTGGTTAGCTTTGTTCACAGTTAGCAAagaaaattaaccccatatttgacTATATTTTCAgatttaaaattgcaatttttttcgcGCTTCTCGCGAATTTGTTCCATTTTTCATCATATATTTTAGCCTTGAGCTGGTAGGTATTTTGGAGATGGATGTAGATATGTTTTTTTTCGTGAGAAAGCCTTACCCATTAGTCTATGTTTTGAAGAGAATAATCCTAAGACACTAAATATACAAGACACTAAAAACTCACCGTGTAAactcattttaacctaaaaaataACGATGTTTTTCCGCGGCACGGTAAATTTATGTGCTACAGAACGTACAACATGTACAAATGGTAAAAATATGGacttatattaaacaaaattCGTTTCTCAACTctaaaaacaaattgttgaaaatatagGAACTTTACGATTTAGAAAAAAATTGTCTCACCGAggattaaaaatattgtcacgcccaggtgttaaaaattgtttttgctaCACCGAGGTGCTAAAAATTGCTTCACAGCGGTGCTAAAAATAATATTGTCACGACCAGTCCCCAACTACCCAGCCCTCGACTTTGATATcttatctaatggtgcgtccaaAATGTCTAAGCCACAGTGAGGCGAATTTTTTTTCCTCActaatgagtaaaaaaaaatttccccacccaactctgAATTAAAAAGGCATAtattaaaattggaaaaaaatcgcCTCTTTTGGCGGTTAAAAAAATCCGCCTTCGGCGGCTAATTTTTTTGGCCCcattcggcggcgaaaaaaaaatccgcctgacccaaactctcatgcccccctgagaatcgaatggtgcgtccctaatattTTTTGACGATGTCGTCTGCTATTTCCACCAAGCGGTAATTTCCCAGATCATGTAATCACGGCTCTCATGCAACTTCGATGCACGGGGGATTTGTAAGCATGAATTTGGTATGTTTGTTTGCTCAGAAAATGACACATTGTTCGAAGATTATCTACATAATCTGATCTTTTTATTTTACCTGGTGGGGTTGGGTAGgtagtatatatattttttattttcatatatgaattggtctggtaaacacaaaattttaccttaattttgggctaacaattaattatgtaaatgagttgaaggaggttgcGTGAACATGTCGAGTAGTTCATCTCTGGTAGTGTACAATGTATAAGGTCTTAGTCTTTGGTATTACCCCAGAATGCCAAATTTTTACTCCAGCTTAATAATTATTTGTAACAATATACATGCATATGCATATTTTTACTTCAGGTAATTCATAGTCAGGTTGGGACTAGTCTGCTAACCAAACATGGATGTTATATTTGGTCATTGTTGGCGATGTGAGAATGCCATCACACGAGAAGTGAATTGTCGTCAATGTGGTGTAGCCAAGTACTGTTCAGATACATGTTGTCATCGAGATCAATACAGGCATCAGCCATAGTGTGAGGAATGGAGACCAAAACAATGCAGTAATCCAACATGTACCAGCGATTCTCGCCAGTCATTAAAAGAGGTTAAAAGAAGTAACCTTTAAAATATCTTTACTTATTGTTGGGCTTTTCAGCATGCATGTTTTAACcgatattttgtaaaaaaatgcgCACCGCCAAATGAGCGCGGGCGGCAGCTCCGAGACATACTATTTGTTTGGCCTTATGAAAAGCTAATTTGTAGCGAGTACAAAGGGTTTTAGTTATTGATGTTTAAAACAATGGCACTCCAATTTGAGCACCCCCTTTCTTCTATTAATGATGATAGCAAACTTAAATGAAGGGAGAAAACCAGGAAATACCGTCCCTATGAGATAATTAATGGTCCAACAAGTTCAGACTATATAATAAATTGTTTTCAGGAAAGATTTATGCATTGACCAAAGCTGAATACTCACGACTAAGCTAATTCGTGTATTTATTATCCGTTATCTCTTTATAGTGCATCTCGTGCAACGAAGCTTCATACTGCGGTAAAATGTGCCAAAAGGCACACTGGAAAGACCACAAACACAAGTGTCGGGAACGCGCCCAAGAAATACGCATGAAAGGTGCAGCCCTACAAAGCTATTTTAAACAGCGGCGTGGCATTCCTTTGGCTGTTCCATATTACTTCGGTAATACCCTAGCAGTCGATATGCTCAACGTTCAGGCAAATGAGTGCAGTAGTGAGCAGGAACCAGATGACAAAGATCCTCTGAAAAGCGACTACTTCATTTTATCAGCCGGTTGTGGTAATTTACGAAATTGGATCCATACGGTAGCGTCTCTACCAGCCGAGTTTTCAGGCAAGCTGCACACCTTTCTTAATGATTTTGATCCGTTTGTGCAAGCCCGAAACGTGTTGCAGCTCTACATGATGGTCATGCACCGAGATGAAGATAATATTGCCACAAGTATCACAAATATCTATTACTCGCTTAAACTTTCTGCAAAGGACTACAACTTACTTGTAAATTGTCTTACGGCACTTCAAGATCTTACAGCCACTGGTTTGAATGAGATGACTGGAGGCGTCATACGGCTTACAGATGCAGACATGGCTCCGATGAGAGAGGTATGGCAATCATGGCTAAATCTAGAATGCCGCAAAGGTCATCCCAACTACATTGATCTTCACAAACAAAGGCAGGAAGGGTTTAGAAACTCCCCAGATGCAGCTGAAGGTATTAAAGTGTACAAGACAGAGCTTCCAGATGAGTTTGTGCAATCGTATGACGATTATCTTGCAACTGGAAACTTACAGCCACTTGGATCAAAACGTGGCGATCTTCAATATGACAATCCAACGTTGACTGGCTACAGACATCCGTACCTTGGAGGTGTTGATATGGGCGATGTACAGAGGATTCTCGCATCTCCGAAGAAGTTGGAGTTTGTATACTGTATTGGGGAGGATATGAATCCGTTTGGTTCATGGGATTATCTGAAAGTGAAGAAGAGTCACTACAACAGATCAATGATAGTTATGTTCCATGGATACATCACGGATCAGATACAACAAGTGTTGAAATGCTTGAAAGCTGGTCTTCTTACCGTTTCCTTTGTCGTATGGAATTGCCTCGAGTTATCTGTAAGACTTAATCCAGAATTGTGCAAAGTTGATCGCATCTTCACGTCCAACATGGCAGATTACGCGGGAACACAGCCGTTGCTCAAAGTCATGACACCTTACCTGAATCGAGCAAATAAATGCTCGGTGATTGTCACTCAGTACCGGCATTGGTATGCGTTGTTTCCAGATGCGAGGATAACTAGTCCTGAAACTGCAGGCGAAGATCGCATTGAAGTCATGTCTAATTGCATAGCTGCAGCCGTGAAAGACACACACATCGACACAAAGGAATCATCTTTGAACAATCCCAGGTTCATGAGTGCCGAGTGCAAGAAAGCAATGGCACGCGGATCGTTTTTCTTTCAAGAGTATTTCAACTACATGGTTTACTTCGTCAATTACCTGAGAGCAGAGTATGTAGCATTCAACGAACCTCTTGAAGACGTCAGTGATGAGTTACAAAATGTTGTCAACATGCAGAACGCATTTGAGCATTTAGGATTAGGACGTGATGTAGCTTGCATTCCCAAAGCGGCATCATTGGGAGCCTCAGCCACCAAGGTGCCGCCACCACCGCCATCCTTTAAGGAGGTGAAACACACGGAAGGCTTGAAACTACGTGATTTTAGGCGCGGAGAACTGAACAAAGTTGCTCCTTATCGGTACCGTCGAAACGTACGTCGAGTAAACTTACTTCGTGGTATGCAGCGAATGTTGGAATGGTACATCCCATGAAGCTCATCTTTCATCAATAAGAATGACTAATTATGACGTGATGCGCACatacttttgaaaaataaaaatggcaaaattgcgaCAAGAACTGGGAAGAACTGGTTTTCgggaaaaatatttttctaaGATATTGAACTAACAGCAGAGCTCTATGGTACTttacaatataacagtaatggaaagaaaagtgcaaatattCGTCATTTTCCGGCACAAATATGTTTGGCAaactcctaatttgcataatagtCGCTATGCCTCCAGCTAGCTCGTCAAAATACAAGGTACCCGTCACCTAGTTTGTATCTTTGATATGACAAGCGTGATACACGATTTTCCAAGTACTGGTAGCGACCTTTACAAAACAACGGTCTATTACAGTTATCTTAATGAGGGATTCATCAGTATGTCGCGATGTGCTCGATGCTCGATTCAGAATCCGTTAATGTCGCCATCTGTAGTCATAGCGATACAAAGGAACGGTTTATAATTATTTGGGGTTCATCAGTATGAGGGAATTACTACGAGtagaacatttttatttatctataagtccCTTCACATCGATGATTATCTGTACATAATAGTTTGCCTATGAAGTATGTGTAGGTCAATTTCACCATAATAggtcatgcattattttataaaacatTGCCAATACATTAACTTTGTAAGTGTTAGGGCCCAACGATTATCTTCAGCTTCGACTGATTGCATGCGCGTGTAAAACATTGAATTCATTGAACAGCGTCACTTGGCGTTGGTATAATTTTATCCTTCTTTCGTGTAACATATCAAATGTGATCTTTATTAGATTGTACGTTTGCCGTTTGTGTGGTTTATTAGCACATTAAAGCTTGctccaaaaaatgtcaaaaaataattttgatgaaattatttTAGGGTGTCTCTGGTTTAGTTTAGCATATCATTGATCACTGAAAGGAATGTTGAACCCTGTACTTTTGAAACGTTTTGatattaatacatgtatatagagtATTAAAAAAATACACCATATCTTCATAATAACTATTATCTTCCATGTTTGCTATTGGCTTTGCATTTACGCAAACTCAAAATGTATAGGATAACACCAATTGATACAGATTAAATAAAGAtgcattaataataattaatgcaGTCGCTGCTGCCTCCTTGTATATGTAATCCAATAATTTAAGTAGTACTGTAGCCATTTCGGAAAACAAAACTCTTGACAAAACACTTCTGTACTATTTGACGCAGAGGATCAGGGTTTATGTATAAATAAGATGGGCCAATGGACTACGGAGAGTCTACAGAGGATGCCGTTGTGTTGCCCTTCTTCTCCGTTCATGAGGCTGGTACTGCCTCCTGGTTTCTCTTAATACAATaaatgtattttaaacaaaaccatGGACGaataatagagcacgaagtgcgatggacttgcaactccgttcACCGACGcccaccgacaccgcctggctaataattatttggtgtagcagagacacgggatcgatacacgtgaattgctatgcacgattttgatatcagacgaaaatcttcggataccgggttagaaaatgatgaatatctcccgtaaatgaatttttctcaagaaaccagatgtggtctcatacacttgaaaatacgtattgaacagatatgatggtcgctagaatgcgctttgaaaattggccgtgcgctttgaactcaaaatcggaccaaaactctaattttatattgcgttggtcctgtatggactacatcgtgtagtacagctgcactcactactaggcagtataaaagtcgatgaccattgacctcaatggggtatacaagcttattcacgcacaaccaagatcaattacccggctattgtgagtagccttagtcatgtccctcgactaattattcgtctcaaagagcttcaaaggtctgaaccaaatggccaatcgtggctgtggattcaacctaccatggcgatttatgccatgaagatatagggtcgatgacactgtgcgacgtGAGGACAGTGACAAAAAATAAGTCCTTATATAATTACGCGATTTACGCAGCCTATATCGCTAGCTATcgttggtggcagcagcatttttctgtaatcatatattcatatattcataatgtatcaagatggcggtcgagtcccggttctctgtctctaattctgtggtggcagcagcatttttcttcagtcacgtgataatggcacagGCGAATAATATAcggggggaagccgacggtgtccccacttttttgcattacgctggtatatgagttgcaacggcctgacaAAACGCAGTATTGGAATTTCTGATTTTACAATAATTTTTCTTCATTTGTAAATGTAAATAATGCTAATTATCAATAAATGTGCCGATGTGTTTTTTTTGGTTGTGtgtggtttatttatttattttatgtttgCATAAGGTTGAAACACACTGAAGTGAATAAGTGGTGCTGTCTGATGGGCCAACAGGGATTTTCCTACACCATGTTTTTTCAGTTAGCCCGGACCCTCAAATATTATAATCGGTTTGCCATTAATCTGGTGGTAGGTATCAGCATAGGAGCccaggggggggtactcaagtttggttttggtagggacgtgccgctgagaatttgaaagtggacccataaatataccaatttttacagaaattttgacccattaatataccaaaagtcaacattttcggccGAATGTTTCGGGaacattttggctagattagggtaaaattgggctatttcccgaaaaaattgagaaaattttgaaaaaaggacccattcatatacccaaataggctttgaaaagggggtcattgatataccaaaaggctgaaaatgctacccatatttgcggcacatccccgtatggtcattattttgtactgagtacccccgggcatAGGAGTTAAGCAtaggtcaacacaggggtcaaggattcagaaaaataggcctataggttGACCTATCTGcaacatacagttcttgagttatatgcaaattttcaaaaGTGTCAAAAACTAAAAGTGATCCGATTTCACCgagtggtctcaaattgtccgTCATATAAAAAAACAACAAGTCAAATAAAGAAAAGTTCTCACCATCAACGGAACATCGCAAAATAGGTTCACATGGTTAATGGGCAATACGGCCTATGGGGAGGGTTGACTATTGTCAAATTTTGGTAGTAACGAAACATTCTAGacagtgcaaactattccttatttgactttatTTTCATGACGAACAGTTTGAGACCGTTTTGAAATTTGGCTGCTTTGATTGGCCCCTACGCCTATACCCATTATACCTAAAACGGCTAACAAGCAGATTATGACAGCTGAGGACTCTGGCTAACAGATTAACATGGTAGATGAAAATGTCTAAAAGGGGAGGGTTTTGATTATTGGCCCATGGACTAATACCCCATGTGTCTCGAGTGGACGCATGCTGCGCAGCCACGCGCGCTTCCCGCGCTCTATTCGAGGGTGTTGCGATACATAGAAATATAgtttgtctcgtctcaagttgagagcaacgccattttggattttgcaaAAATACTAAACCAATAGTTTTATTCTCGTTATTGAAGATACTTCCCCGGAGGGCACTTTAAGGGCTTCGTTAAATCGTGTCGTGTTAGGTGATGCTGTAGGAGTCGTATATGACTCTCAAGTCTAAAACGCCTTTTACTCAAATTCACTACAGATTGCACAACAGAACAcgctgtttgattaagttaacaatatctgaatctttaatgtCAAGAAATCATTTAGAATAATTAAAATACATTGTTTAGGAATGTTTATCCGTCAGTCTTCTTTGTTGGTCACTACGTTaatgttgcactcaatgttccggACGACTAAAGTATAATCCTGATTCAAACCTGAAATTCACTGTTCAACGAAGTGCATAATGATCCTGACtctggaaaacattttttaaaggcattttgcatttaggctttTAAGCCATCGACAGGAAACTTTTTAGCCTTATTCTGAACTTTATTCATTGTTTGCAGAAGTCCCTTCAGGTCCCGATTGACACATTCTAGGCCTATGGGCTTTATTGTGTGCTCTTTGGCTACCAGTCCATTTACACTGCTTTTAGGCTTGATTTTAGCGGGTAAGAAATAAATTTTCATTGCATTAATTAGCCATTTTCACACTCACACCCACTTTCCTTGTTATAATGTTGTTTCTGTTACTTAGGGCACCCATTCTGGAGGCCCGGGttgcataaaatataaaaacaaacatgttATTTTCAATGGATTTTTAGCTagccagtatgcttcgactatatttataaatacgttttcataaatacgcacgtgaccacctccgcgctgccataacagcggaacaacatgagactactgtgcagcaaaattgcctattttcaaaattgtgctattcaattaatacttaaatttgatgatattaatctagagagttcctatccttttctgtatttaaagtggtcaatgcatgagaaTTTGGTCACGCTTGGTAGTcttgtcgtgcccatgggtcacgtgcgtatttataaatacgtatttataaatgtagtcgaagcatactgctaGCTGGGCCTCACGAACCCTCGAAATTTGATCGACCACCCTACCTCCGGGTAATGTGGTAGATTAAATATTTTCGCTAAAATGAGCGATATGGATGGATGGGTTAATTATATATTAAAACCtccctataattaaagacagagataaaaagaattgatcgcgtctgacgtcatctgtcaatcaaattcgagcacggtttgcttacaagtgtcgtgatgatgacttgctgaacgcggcggtacaaccgggcgccttattgttaattttgcaaattcaaacatgcaaaccatctcaaaagttaggtcttgataGCAGGAACTttttttggcgaaggcaccatgtcaacaatgcctagaaaagcttctttttgccttgtaaaagtacgtgattttttgccatttgctgctattccttttctccgatcagcaccagatagatcggtcttccttttacccgctattaacctgtgtaaaccaatcaaagatTGTACTTGACAGTGACTTCAGACGCGATAAAAaattttttatctctgtcttcaattattttATCATCTCAATCAAAGGTTTTCTTTTAGTGCAAGAGACCGTTTTTCAAGGAATAATACTGGACTATTTTGACAGATATTATGAAGCCGCTGTTGGAATTTATTCCTGGGGAACAGCACTGGCTATTGTAACCGTACCGCTAGCAACTCAAATAATTCATGACATTTATGGTTGGAGAGGCGCTTTGCTTTTACTCTGTGGACTCGTTCTTCACTCTGTAACGTGTGGTGCTCTTCTTAAAGCTAAAAATGTCACAGAATCCGATCCGAGTACAATCCAATTTTCTCGGAAGTACATCTAGTAAAAATGGACTTAAAGTATCACGAGAAAACTTGTTCAAAACTCTAGGCTTACATCTTTTGATAAATATGGATTTCGTAACACGTGTGTTTATCCCAGCTTTAGTACTTGGTACTCTTACTGGATGGTTGATCTATTATGGTGTCCTTCGCTGTTTCTAAAGATGCGTCCTTAAAAGAGGCAACAATTATAGTTACCAGTGGAGGACTTGGTATGATGACGATTAGGATTGGAATCTTCTTACTCAATAGAATCATGACATACAAATTCACAGGATTTATTGCACTTAACATCATCTCAGTTATATTTGGAGCAGCAATTGGCATTCTTGGTACTGAATTATACATATCTGCAAAGCTGAACACACATGAATCTGAACATTTTCTCGCTATTGCGTGGTTGAATTTAGCTCATTGATTGGCTTCAATACTCAGTGGATTTGTTACAGGTAAAGTAAAGACACCCCATCCACATACCTGCACACGAAACTTACATTAGGGTTCGCCAGTTGTGAAAAATAGATTTACCTATAGGCTACAGGCGAAATACAAATAAACCTAGAGGGCCTTATCTTCATGAAAGGTCATGATTATCTGTGTGATTATCGAATGATTTAAGTTAAaaatttttgatccaaacacaagaaattattACTACTCAGAAtatccatctttcatcagcgagagtGGAACTGATGATGTATATCATCAGGTCATGATGGTTTACGTGCACTCTCCTGGACGCCTTGTTCAAACCATCTGGTGTCCTGGTCTAAGTTTACCAAATGTCCATGTGATCCAATCTAAATGTGTGTGAGACTTTTTATTTAGAAGAACataattgcagattcatacgtagtgggaataaaatgaaatttattaaattaaacttcaacagtAATTGCTTATTTCGCTTAccaggagcgcttt encodes the following:
- the LOC140159710 gene encoding uncharacterized protein gives rise to the protein MDVIFGHCWRCENAITREVNCRQCGVAKYCSDTCCHRDQYRHQPYMHCISCNEASYCGKMCQKAHWKDHKHKCRERAQEIRMKGAALQSYFKQRRGIPLAVPYYFGNTLAVDMLNVQANECSSEQEPDDKDPLKSDYFILSAGCGNLRNWIHTVASLPAEFSGKLHTFLNDFDPFVQARNVLQLYMMVMHRDEDNIATSITNIYYSLKLSAKDYNLLVNCLTALQDLTATGLNEMTGGVIRLTDADMAPMREVWQSWLNLECRKGHPNYIDLHKQRQEGFRNSPDAAEGIKVYKTELPDEFVQSYDDYLATGNLQPLGSKRGDLQYDNPTLTGYRHPYLGGVDMGDVQRILASPKKLEFVYCIGEDMNPFGSWDYLKVKKSHYNRSMIVMFHGYITDQIQQVLKCLKAGLLTVSFVVWNCLELSVRLNPELCKVDRIFTSNMADYAGTQPLLKVMTPYLNRANKCSVIVTQYRHWYALFPDARITSPETAGEDRIEVMSNCIAAAVKDTHIDTKESSLNNPRFMSAECKKAMARGSFFFQEYFNYMVYFVNYLRAEYVAFNEPLEDVSDELQNVVNMQNAFEHLGLGRDVACIPKAASLGASATKVPPPPPSFKEVKHTEGLKLRDFRRGELNKVAPYRYRRNVRRVNLLRGMQRMLEWYIP